From the genome of Nicotiana sylvestris chromosome 2, ASM39365v2, whole genome shotgun sequence, one region includes:
- the LOC104231517 gene encoding probable F-box protein At4g22030: MAIVQSSSFLSSRNSVPSTSSNCSCKRGLIKASINIPRIKTSKISLPNLQIGGRSAKEQELISYSTIVNNLLDEKQLSPARTRSDDMNNGPDQLVIAKLYAIKEAVADRVEMHRNIGEQRSQWNNMLLTSINGITLAAAAMTGIAASNGASGDAILGLKMSSTLMYLAATGMLVIINKIQPSQLAEEQRNATRLFQDLYNQIETTLSIGQPSAIDVKETMDKVLALDKAYPLPLLGVMLEKFPSSVEPAVWWPQQRRRQPKRVSDGDKYNGWNGKLEEEMKEIMGVLGRKDQEEYISLGKKALKFNKFLAISGPFLTGLAAIGSAFVGSSPSHGSWAAMLGIVGGALASVVNMVEHGGQVGMVFEMYRSNAGFFEYMQQSIESNLTETDMERRENGEVFEMKVALKLGRSLSDLRNLAASSSSKAEDLDEFGSKLF, encoded by the coding sequence ATGGCAATCGTCCAATCTTCAAGTTTCTTGAGTTCAAGGAATTCTGTTCCCTCAACATCATCTAATTGCAGCTGTAAAAGAGGATTGATAAAAGCGAGTATTAATATTCCAAGAATTAAAACAAGCAAAATCTCTCTTCCCAATCTTCAAATAGGAGGGAGATCAGCAAAAGAACAAGAGCTGATTAGCTATTCAACCATAGTAAACAACCTCCTAGATGAGAAACAGCTTAGCCCAGCTAGAACAAGAAGTGATGATATGAACAATGGTCCTGATCAGCTGGTTATCGCAAAGCTTTATGCGATTAAGGAGGCAGTTGCAGATAGAGTTGAGATGCATAGGAATATTGGGGAACAGAGAAGCCAGTGGAACAATATGCTTTTGACATCCATTAATGGCATAACTCTAGCTGCTGCTGCTATGACTGGAATTGCAGCTAGCAATGGTGCTAGTGGTGATGCTATTTTGGGACTAAAAATGTCTTCCACTTTGATGTATTTGGCTGCTACTGGCATGTTGGTGATCATCAACAAGATTCAACCATCCCAACTTGCTGAAGAACAAAGAAACGCGACAAGGTTGTTTCAAGATCTCTATAACCAAATTGAAACAACTTTATCAATCGGTCAGCCTTCAGCTATTGATGTGAAAGAAACAATGGACAAAGTATTGGCTCTTGACAAGGCCTACCCTCTCCCTCTTCTTGGCGTAATGCTTGAAAAATTTCCATCTTCTGTTGAACCTGCTGTTTGGTGGCCTCAACAACGTCGTAGACAGCCCAAAAGAGTCAGTGACGGCGATAAGTATAATGGCTGGAACGGGAAATTGGAGgaggaaatgaaagaaataatggGAGTGTTAGGCAGAAAAGACCAAGAAGAATATATTAGTCTAGGGAAAAAGGCCTTGAAATTTAACAAGTTTTTAGCCATCTCTGGTCCTTTTCTCACAGGCCTAGCAGCGATTGGCTCTGCATTTGTAGGTTCTTCTCCTTCTCATGGATCTTGGGCAGCTATGCTTGGAATTGTTGGTGGCGCTTTAGCAAGCGTTGTTAACATGGTTGAGCATGGTGGACAAGTTGGAATGGTATTCGAAATGTACAGGAGTAACGCTGGTTTCTTCGAGTACATGCAACaatcaattgaatcaaacttgACAGAAACAGATATGGAGAGAAGAGAAAATGGTGAAGTGTTTGAAATGAAGGTGGCTTTGAAGTTAGGAAGGAGCTTATCTGATCTAAGAAATcttgctgcttcttcttcatcgAAAGCAGAAGATTTGGACGAGTTTGGGAGCAAACTTTTTTAG